A genomic window from Pseudomonas argentinensis includes:
- a CDS encoding LysR family transcriptional regulator encodes MAQELPSLNALHAFEAAARLGSVSRAAVELHVTHGAVSRQIRTLEEQLGVALFAKDGRGLKLTDAGMRLRDVSGETFARLRQVCGELRQREVDTPFVLGCPGSLLARWFIPRLDRLNGALPDLRLQLSTSQGELDPRSPQVDATLLYAEPPWPADMQVFELARESIGPVISPQHPRFAELGAAAPAALLHEALLHTTSRPQAWPQWLAAMGLDPSAMGLGQGFEHLYYLLEAAVAGLGVAIAPLQLVADDLKAGRLVAPWGFVETEARLALWVPQRRSGGRAERLAAWLRSELQIVH; translated from the coding sequence ATGGCCCAGGAGCTGCCATCGCTCAACGCCCTGCATGCCTTCGAGGCGGCCGCAAGATTGGGCAGCGTCAGCCGTGCGGCCGTCGAGTTGCACGTCACCCATGGCGCGGTGAGCCGGCAGATCCGCACCCTCGAAGAGCAACTGGGCGTGGCGCTGTTCGCCAAGGACGGGCGTGGCCTGAAGCTGACCGACGCCGGTATGCGCCTGCGAGACGTGAGTGGTGAAACCTTCGCCCGGCTGCGCCAGGTGTGCGGCGAGCTGCGCCAGCGCGAGGTCGATACGCCGTTCGTGCTCGGCTGCCCGGGCAGCCTGCTGGCGCGCTGGTTCATTCCGCGCCTGGATCGGCTCAACGGGGCCTTGCCGGATCTGCGCCTGCAGCTGTCCACCAGCCAGGGCGAGCTGGACCCGCGCAGCCCCCAGGTAGACGCCACCCTGCTGTATGCCGAGCCGCCCTGGCCGGCTGATATGCAGGTCTTCGAACTGGCGCGCGAATCCATCGGCCCAGTCATCAGCCCGCAGCATCCACGTTTTGCCGAGCTGGGCGCCGCCGCGCCGGCCGCCTTGCTGCACGAAGCGCTGTTGCACACCACTTCACGGCCCCAGGCCTGGCCACAATGGCTGGCCGCGATGGGCCTCGATCCGTCCGCCATGGGTCTGGGCCAGGGCTTCGAGCACCTCTACTACCTGCTCGAAGCGGCGGTGGCCGGCCTTGGCGTGGCCATCGCGCCGCTGCAGCTGGTGGCCGATGACCTGAAGGCGGGGCGGCTGGTCGCGCCCTGGGGCTTCGTCGAGACCGAAGCACGCCTGGCTCTGTGGGTGCCGCAGCGGCGCAGCGGCGGGCGTGCCGAGCGGCTCGCCGCCTGGTTGCGAAGCGAGTTGCAAATCGTCCACTGA
- the gloA gene encoding lactoylglutathione lyase translates to MTLDELNTLPGVTGKPDLATADFVYNHTMIRVKDLEKSLDFYTRVLGFTLLEKKDFPDAEFSLYFLALIADKSQIPADPDARHQWRKSIPGVLELTYNYGTEKDPQFSYHSGNSDPRGFGHLCVAVPDIKAACQRFEDLGVDFQKRLTDGRMRNIAFIKDPDGYWVEIIQFTDVD, encoded by the coding sequence ATGACCCTCGATGAACTCAACACCCTGCCCGGCGTGACCGGCAAGCCTGACCTCGCCACGGCGGACTTCGTCTACAACCACACCATGATCCGCGTGAAGGATCTCGAGAAGTCCCTGGACTTCTACACCCGCGTGCTGGGCTTCACCCTGCTGGAGAAGAAGGATTTCCCGGATGCCGAATTCAGCCTGTACTTCCTGGCGCTGATCGCCGACAAGTCGCAGATCCCGGCTGACCCGGACGCGCGTCACCAGTGGCGCAAATCCATCCCTGGCGTGCTGGAGTTGACCTACAACTACGGCACCGAGAAGGATCCGCAGTTTTCCTACCACAGTGGCAACAGCGACCCGCGCGGCTTCGGTCATCTGTGCGTGGCGGTGCCGGACATCAAGGCCGCCTGCCAGCGCTTCGAAGACCTCGGCGTGGACTTCCAGAAGCGCCTGACCGACGGGCGCATGCGCAACATCGCCTTTATCAAGGATCCGGACGGCTATTGGGTGGAAATCATCCAGTTCACCGACGTGGATTGA
- a CDS encoding DUF3060 domain-containing protein, whose translation MNRMQKAGALLAAIALASLAQAEPLNIEGIGLSRDVSCKGQDVNISGNANVIHLKGDCGAVMVYGSQHKVTLDTARSLSVSGAEHEVVAERVNALSVDTTENQVRTTVAGSDQAALVEIAGADQELDLQFEGPVKLEVGGTNQQVRWRGEEPEVQMSGIDNKVERQ comes from the coding sequence ATGAACAGGATGCAAAAGGCGGGTGCTCTGCTGGCCGCTATAGCGCTGGCGAGCCTGGCCCAAGCCGAGCCGCTGAATATCGAGGGGATTGGCCTGTCACGCGACGTATCGTGCAAGGGTCAGGACGTGAACATTTCCGGCAACGCCAACGTGATTCATCTCAAGGGTGATTGTGGCGCCGTGATGGTCTACGGTTCCCAGCACAAGGTGACGCTGGACACGGCCAGGTCGCTGAGCGTTTCGGGTGCCGAACACGAGGTGGTCGCCGAGCGCGTCAATGCACTGAGTGTCGACACCACCGAAAACCAGGTGCGTACGACTGTTGCGGGCAGCGATCAAGCGGCGCTGGTCGAGATTGCGGGCGCCGATCAGGAGCTGGACCTGCAGTTCGAGGGGCCGGTGAAGCTGGAGGTTGGCGGCACCAACCAGCAGGTGCGCTGGCGCGGCGAGGAGCCGGAGGTGCAGATGAGCGGCATCGACAACAAGGTCGAGCGCCAATAG
- a CDS encoding DUF3592 domain-containing protein, with protein sequence MKTGWLWIFPGIGALLLALAIGIQVSRISGEAQMTRTEGSVVDIEDGCPTVSFTTLDGTLGEHHSSTCSTPPSFDIGERVAVYYDPQDLERAHLDSFEQNWIGSLIVGGIGAVFLAIGLLFVLPPLLAKRRAAELLVTGTAVQAELVDVELNGSLSINGRNPYRIVAQWLNPQTNKLHVFRSANLWFDPGPYISESLVTVMIDPNNPKRYSMDTRFLPELAD encoded by the coding sequence ATGAAGACAGGTTGGTTATGGATATTTCCGGGGATCGGCGCATTGCTGCTGGCGCTTGCCATTGGCATTCAGGTCTCGCGTATCAGTGGCGAGGCGCAGATGACGCGCACCGAGGGCTCCGTCGTGGATATCGAGGATGGCTGCCCGACGGTGTCGTTCACCACGCTCGATGGCACCCTGGGCGAGCATCACAGCAGCACCTGCAGCACGCCGCCGTCCTTCGATATCGGTGAGCGCGTGGCGGTGTATTACGACCCGCAGGACCTTGAGCGCGCCCACCTCGACAGTTTCGAGCAGAACTGGATAGGTAGCCTGATCGTCGGTGGCATCGGCGCGGTATTTCTGGCGATCGGCCTGCTGTTCGTGCTGCCGCCGCTGCTCGCCAAGCGGCGCGCCGCCGAGCTGCTGGTTACCGGCACAGCGGTGCAGGCCGAGCTGGTGGATGTCGAGCTCAATGGCTCGCTGAGCATCAATGGCCGCAACCCCTACCGCATCGTCGCCCAGTGGTTGAACCCGCAGACCAACAAGCTGCACGTGTTTCGCAGCGCCAACCTGTGGTTCGATCCGGGCCCCTATATCAGCGAGTCGCTGGTCACGGTGATGATCGATCCGAACAACCCCAAGCGCTACAGCATGGACACCCGCTTCCTGCCCGAGCTGGCGGACTGA
- a CDS encoding CheR family methyltransferase — MPTSNQAALSDSEFSQFRQLIHDIAGIHLSDTKKTLVAGRLNKRLRSLAMGSYGEYFRLVGKDKAELQTCVDLLTTNETYFFREPKHFDFLRELLQRPGAIPSGRPLRIWSGACSSGEEPYTLALLLAERLGERPWEILASDISQRILSQARNGVYDLEDGQNIPRHLLVKHCLRGVDDNQGRMMIAPSLRQRVRFAQINLNNALPDIGLFDVIFLRNVMIYFDTETKRQVVARLLNHLRPGGHFIISHSESLNGVNDTLKVIKPSIYQKPNA, encoded by the coding sequence ATGCCCACGTCGAACCAAGCCGCGCTTTCTGATAGCGAGTTCAGCCAGTTTCGCCAGTTGATCCACGATATCGCCGGCATTCACCTGTCCGATACCAAGAAGACCCTGGTGGCCGGCCGCCTCAACAAGCGCCTGCGCTCGCTGGCCATGGGCTCCTATGGCGAATACTTCCGCCTGGTCGGCAAGGACAAGGCGGAGCTGCAGACCTGCGTGGACCTGCTCACCACCAACGAAACCTACTTCTTCCGCGAGCCCAAGCACTTCGACTTCCTGCGCGAGCTGCTGCAAAGGCCCGGCGCGATTCCCAGCGGTCGTCCCCTGCGCATCTGGAGCGGCGCCTGCTCCAGCGGCGAGGAACCCTACACCCTGGCCCTGCTGCTGGCCGAACGCCTGGGCGAGCGCCCCTGGGAGATTCTCGCCTCGGACATCAGCCAGCGCATCCTCTCCCAGGCGCGCAACGGCGTGTACGACCTCGAGGACGGCCAGAACATCCCCCGTCATCTGCTGGTCAAGCACTGCCTGCGCGGCGTCGACGACAACCAGGGGCGGATGATGATCGCCCCGTCCCTGCGTCAGCGGGTGCGCTTCGCCCAGATCAACCTCAACAACGCGCTGCCGGATATAGGCCTGTTCGACGTGATCTTCCTGCGCAACGTGATGATCTACTTCGACACCGAGACCAAGCGCCAGGTCGTCGCGCGCCTACTCAACCACCTGCGCCCGGGCGGCCATTTCATCATCAGCCACTCGGAGAGCCTGAACGGCGTCAACGACACCCTCAAGGTCATAAAACCCTCGATCTACCAGAAGCCAAATGCCTAA
- the ilvD gene encoding dihydroxy-acid dehydratase, with translation MPDYRSKTSTHGRNMAGARALWRATGMKDEDFKKPIIAIANSFTQFVPGHVHLKDLGQLVAREIEKAGGVAKEFNTIAVDDGIAMGHDGMLYSLPSREIIADSVEYMVNAHCADAIVCISNCDKITPGMLMAALRLNIPVIFVSGGPMEAGKTKLASHGLDLVDAMVIAADSTASDEKVAEYERSACPTCGSCSGMFTANSMNCLTEALGLALPGNGSTLATHSDREQLFLKAGRTIVELCKRYYGEGDDSVLPRSIANFKAFENAMMLDIAMGGSTNTILHLLAAAQEAEVDFDLRDIDRLSRLVPQLCKVAPNIQKYHMEDVHRAGGIFSILGSLARGGLLHTDLPTVHSRSMAEAIAKWDITQTDDEAVHHFFKAGPAGIPTQTAFSQSTRWETLDDDRENGCIRSFEHAYSKEGGLAVLYGNIALDGCVVKTAGVDESIHVFEGNAKIFESQDSAVRGILNDEVKAGDIVIIRYEGPKGGPGMQEMLYPTSYLKSKGLGKACALLTDGRFSGGTSGLSIGHASPEAAAGGAIGLVQDGDKVLIDIPNRSINLLVSDEEIAHRRHEQDKKGWKPVEQRPRKVTTALKAYALLATSADKGAVRNKALLDG, from the coding sequence ATGCCTGATTACCGCTCGAAGACCTCCACCCACGGCCGCAACATGGCCGGCGCCCGTGCCCTGTGGCGCGCCACCGGGATGAAGGACGAAGACTTCAAGAAACCGATCATCGCCATCGCCAACTCCTTCACCCAGTTCGTGCCCGGCCACGTGCACCTCAAGGACCTGGGTCAGCTGGTCGCCCGCGAGATCGAGAAGGCCGGCGGCGTGGCCAAGGAATTCAACACCATCGCCGTGGATGACGGCATCGCCATGGGCCACGACGGCATGCTCTATTCGCTGCCGAGCCGCGAGATCATCGCCGACTCCGTGGAGTACATGGTCAACGCCCACTGCGCCGACGCCATCGTGTGCATCTCCAACTGCGACAAGATCACCCCCGGCATGCTCATGGCCGCCCTGCGCCTGAACATCCCGGTGATCTTCGTATCCGGCGGGCCGATGGAAGCCGGCAAGACCAAGCTGGCCAGCCACGGCCTGGACCTGGTCGACGCCATGGTGATCGCCGCCGACTCGACCGCCTCGGACGAGAAAGTCGCCGAATACGAGCGCAGCGCCTGCCCGACCTGCGGCAGCTGCTCCGGCATGTTCACCGCCAACTCGATGAACTGCCTGACCGAAGCCCTGGGCCTGGCCCTGCCGGGCAACGGCTCGACCCTGGCCACCCACAGCGACCGCGAGCAGCTGTTCCTCAAGGCCGGGCGCACCATCGTCGAGCTGTGCAAGCGCTACTACGGCGAAGGCGACGACTCGGTGCTGCCGCGCAGCATCGCCAACTTCAAGGCGTTCGAGAACGCCATGATGCTGGACATCGCCATGGGCGGCTCGACCAACACCATCCTGCACCTGCTGGCGGCCGCCCAGGAAGCCGAGGTGGACTTCGACCTGCGCGACATCGATCGCCTGTCGCGCCTGGTGCCGCAGCTGTGCAAGGTGGCGCCGAACATCCAGAAGTACCACATGGAAGACGTGCACCGCGCCGGCGGCATCTTCTCCATCCTCGGCTCCCTGGCCCGCGGCGGCCTGCTGCACACCGACCTGCCGACCGTGCACAGCCGCAGCATGGCCGAAGCCATCGCCAAGTGGGACATCACCCAGACCGATGACGAAGCCGTGCACCACTTCTTCAAGGCCGGGCCGGCGGGCATCCCCACCCAGACCGCGTTCAGCCAGTCGACCCGTTGGGAAACCCTGGACGACGACCGCGAGAATGGCTGCATCCGCAGCTTCGAACATGCCTACTCGAAAGAAGGCGGCCTGGCCGTCCTGTACGGCAATATCGCCCTGGACGGCTGCGTGGTGAAAACCGCTGGCGTGGACGAGTCGATCCACGTGTTCGAAGGTAACGCGAAGATCTTCGAAAGCCAGGACAGCGCGGTGCGTGGCATCCTCAATGACGAGGTGAAGGCAGGCGACATCGTCATCATCCGCTACGAAGGCCCGAAAGGCGGCCCGGGCATGCAGGAGATGCTCTACCCGACCTCGTACCTGAAATCCAAGGGCCTGGGCAAAGCCTGCGCCCTGCTCACCGACGGCCGCTTCTCCGGCGGTACCTCGGGCCTGTCCATCGGCCACGCCTCGCCGGAAGCGGCGGCCGGCGGCGCCATCGGTCTGGTGCAGGACGGCGACAAGGTGCTGATCGACATTCCCAACCGCTCGATCAACCTGTTGGTCAGCGACGAGGAAATCGCCCACCGCCGCCACGAGCAGGACAAGAAGGGCTGGAAACCGGTGGAACAACGCCCCCGCAAGGTGACCACCGCCCTGAAGGCCTACGCCCTGCTCGCCACCAGCGCCGACAAGGGCGCGGTGCGCAACAAGGCGCTGCTGGACGGTTGA
- a CDS encoding methyl-accepting chemotaxis protein: MFSNFKIGTRLIVAFILVAGISVIVGLVGLSNASSINELADKMYARELIGLSKIKDANINLIYIGRARANYLLATTQQDRERIASEIAHNSETARALMDEARKLFSSDRAMELFRESDSVWKDYQDSLTQTLRTAASQNLYVENPELQRQMTETRAHGDKIGAIFSELSQIKEANASAASVETTDIYNASRTVLICLIIGGVLLGIALGFLISRSITRPLGRAVDAANLLAEGDLRVNLDSKARDETGQLLNAMSNMSAKLAQIIAEVRSSADSLSSASEEISSTAQSMSQAASEQAASVEETSASMEQMSASIAQNTENARVTDGMASKAANEAGEGGQAVKDTVRAMKTIADKIGIVDDIAYQTNLLALNAAIEAARAGEHGKGFAVVAAEVRKLAERSQVAAQEIGEVAKSSVALAERAGTLLDEIVPSIAKTSDLVQEIAAASDEQSSGVGQISTAMNQLSELTQQNASASEELAATAEEMSGQAEQLQQLMDFFRLTSAGERITVANPPRNRPQPPRGNGPTRQPRDDDGHTGGLPAGYVRFQE; this comes from the coding sequence ATGTTCAGTAACTTCAAGATCGGTACCCGGCTCATCGTCGCCTTCATTCTGGTCGCCGGGATCAGTGTCATCGTCGGCCTGGTCGGCCTGTCCAATGCCTCGAGCATCAACGAGCTGGCCGACAAGATGTATGCCAGGGAGCTGATCGGGCTCTCCAAGATCAAGGATGCCAACATCAACCTGATCTACATCGGCCGGGCACGTGCCAACTACCTGCTGGCCACCACCCAACAGGATCGTGAACGCATTGCCAGCGAAATCGCCCATAACAGCGAAACCGCCCGGGCATTGATGGACGAAGCCCGCAAGTTGTTTTCCAGCGATCGCGCCATGGAGCTGTTCCGCGAATCCGACTCGGTGTGGAAGGACTATCAGGATAGCCTGACGCAGACGCTGAGAACGGCAGCGTCTCAGAACCTGTATGTCGAAAACCCGGAACTGCAGCGGCAGATGACCGAAACCCGCGCCCATGGCGACAAGATCGGCGCGATCTTTTCCGAGCTCTCCCAGATCAAGGAAGCCAACGCCAGCGCTGCCAGTGTAGAAACCACCGATATCTACAACGCCAGTCGCACGGTCCTGATCTGTCTGATCATCGGCGGCGTATTGCTGGGAATCGCCCTGGGCTTTTTGATCAGCCGCAGCATCACCCGCCCGCTGGGCCGTGCCGTGGACGCGGCGAACCTGCTGGCCGAGGGTGACCTGCGGGTCAACCTGGACAGCAAGGCCCGCGATGAAACCGGTCAGTTGCTCAACGCCATGAGCAACATGAGCGCCAAGCTCGCGCAGATCATCGCCGAGGTGCGCAGTTCGGCCGATTCGCTGTCCAGCGCCTCCGAGGAGATTTCCTCCACCGCCCAGAGCATGAGCCAGGCCGCCTCCGAGCAGGCTGCCTCGGTGGAGGAAACCAGCGCCTCGATGGAGCAGATGTCCGCCTCCATCGCGCAGAACACCGAGAACGCCCGGGTCACCGATGGCATGGCCAGCAAGGCCGCCAACGAGGCCGGTGAAGGCGGCCAGGCGGTGAAGGACACCGTGCGCGCCATGAAGACCATCGCCGACAAGATCGGCATCGTCGACGACATCGCCTACCAGACCAACCTGCTGGCCCTCAACGCCGCCATCGAAGCGGCCCGTGCCGGCGAGCACGGCAAGGGCTTCGCCGTGGTGGCCGCCGAAGTGCGCAAGCTGGCCGAACGCAGCCAGGTGGCCGCCCAGGAAATCGGCGAGGTGGCCAAGAGCAGCGTGGCCCTGGCCGAACGCGCTGGTACCCTGCTCGACGAGATCGTGCCGTCCATCGCCAAGACCTCCGACCTGGTGCAGGAAATCGCCGCGGCCTCCGACGAGCAGAGCAGCGGCGTCGGCCAGATCAGCACGGCGATGAACCAGCTCAGCGAACTGACCCAGCAGAATGCCTCGGCGTCCGAGGAGCTGGCCGCCACCGCCGAAGAAATGAGCGGCCAGGCCGAGCAGCTGCAACAGCTGATGGACTTCTTCCGCCTCACCAGTGCGGGCGAGCGCATCACCGTAGCCAACCCGCCGCGCAATCGCCCCCAGCCCCCGCGCGGCAATGGCCCGACGCGCCAGCCCCGTGACGACGATGGCCACACCGGCGGCCTGCCAGCCGGCTACGTGCGCTTCCAGGAGTAG
- a CDS encoding protein-glutamate methylesterase/protein-glutamine glutaminase has translation MKSIKVMIVDDSAVVRQVLSQVLAADPAIEVIGTAADPLFALDKMQRQWPDVIVLDVEMPRMDGITFLRKLMAEHPTPVVICSTLTEKGATTTMQALSAGAVSIVTKPQASLSKFLVNASDDLVNAVKAAARANVRRLANKAVPAAPQAKLSADAILPPASGAMARTTERIVAIGTSTGGTQALEYILTRLPRVCPALVIVQHMPERFTAAFAERLNGLCELEVLEARHGDRVVPGRALIAPGGRHLLLKRSGAQYVVEVVDGPPVSRHRPSVDVLFRSTARAAGANATGIIMTGMGDDGARGLREMFEAGALTLGQDEASCVVYGMPKEAMKLGAVSREIPLEQIPAAILRG, from the coding sequence ATGAAAAGCATAAAAGTCATGATCGTCGACGACTCGGCCGTGGTGCGCCAGGTGCTCTCCCAGGTGCTGGCGGCCGACCCGGCGATCGAGGTCATCGGCACCGCCGCCGATCCGCTGTTCGCCCTCGACAAGATGCAGCGTCAATGGCCCGACGTGATCGTGCTGGATGTCGAGATGCCGCGCATGGACGGCATCACCTTTCTGCGCAAACTGATGGCCGAGCACCCCACCCCGGTGGTGATCTGCTCGACGCTCACCGAAAAGGGCGCTACCACCACCATGCAGGCGCTGTCGGCGGGGGCGGTGAGCATCGTCACCAAACCCCAGGCCAGCCTCAGCAAATTCCTGGTCAACGCCAGCGACGACCTGGTCAATGCGGTCAAGGCGGCGGCCCGCGCCAACGTGCGACGCCTGGCCAACAAGGCGGTGCCCGCCGCGCCCCAGGCCAAGCTCAGCGCCGACGCCATCCTGCCGCCCGCCAGCGGTGCCATGGCGCGCACCACCGAGCGCATCGTCGCCATTGGCACCTCCACCGGCGGCACCCAGGCGCTGGAGTACATCCTCACCCGCCTGCCACGGGTGTGCCCGGCGCTGGTGATCGTCCAGCACATGCCCGAGCGTTTCACCGCCGCCTTCGCCGAGCGCCTCAACGGCCTGTGCGAACTGGAGGTGCTGGAGGCGCGCCATGGTGACCGCGTGGTGCCCGGTCGCGCCCTGATCGCCCCGGGCGGCCGCCACCTGCTGCTCAAGCGCAGCGGCGCCCAGTACGTGGTCGAGGTGGTCGATGGCCCGCCGGTCAGCCGCCACAGGCCCTCGGTGGACGTGCTGTTTCGCTCCACCGCCCGCGCCGCCGGGGCCAACGCCACCGGCATCATCATGACCGGCATGGGTGACGACGGCGCCCGTGGCCTGCGCGAAATGTTCGAGGCCGGCGCCCTGACCCTCGGCCAGGACGAGGCCAGCTGCGTGGTCTACGGCATGCCCAAGGAAGCCATGAAGCTCGGCGCGGTCAGCCGGGAAATCCCCCTGGAGCAGATACCAGCCGCCATCCTGCGCGGTTAG
- a CDS encoding chemotaxis protein CheW produces the protein MSEPRLLDNATAESGQYLTFTLAHELFAVEIRAVREIIEYGRLTTVPMMPPSILGVINLRGAVVPVVDLGQRFGGQATAIGSRTCIVILEIAGPGHTQVIGIVVDAVNEVRELGAEHIEPTPAFGGSIRADFIRGMGKLDGRLVVMLDIGRVISAEEYVALNQAQQQGADH, from the coding sequence ATGAGTGAGCCACGGCTGCTCGACAACGCCACGGCGGAGTCGGGCCAGTACCTGACCTTCACCCTGGCCCACGAGCTGTTCGCGGTGGAAATTCGCGCCGTGCGCGAGATCATCGAGTACGGCCGGCTGACCACGGTACCGATGATGCCGCCGAGCATTCTCGGCGTGATCAACCTGCGCGGCGCCGTGGTGCCGGTGGTGGACCTCGGCCAGCGCTTCGGCGGGCAAGCCACCGCCATCGGCTCGCGCACCTGCATCGTGATTCTGGAGATCGCCGGGCCAGGCCATACCCAAGTCATCGGCATCGTCGTCGATGCGGTCAATGAAGTACGCGAGCTGGGCGCCGAGCATATCGAGCCGACGCCTGCCTTTGGCGGCAGCATTCGCGCCGACTTCATTCGTGGCATGGGCAAGCTGGATGGCCGCCTGGTGGTGATGCTGGATATCGGCCGGGTGATCTCGGCGGAGGAATACGTCGCGCTGAACCAGGCCCAGCAACAGGGGGCTGACCACTGA
- a CDS encoding chemotaxis protein CheW, with the protein MNTLANGTREPAQQYLTFVLGDEHYAVDTLHVREILECTRFTPVPRMPAAVRGATNLRGSVVPVIDLQARFNGQLTPLGKRTCIVILDLPDEQRPQPIGVLVDAVSAVREIHPADIQPAPSFGSHLRSDFITGVVRLEERFVTLLALAQVLDLEALGSPPNTESD; encoded by the coding sequence ATGAACACCCTCGCCAACGGCACCCGGGAACCGGCCCAGCAGTACCTCACCTTCGTGCTGGGCGACGAGCACTACGCCGTCGATACCCTGCATGTGCGGGAAATTCTCGAATGCACGCGCTTCACCCCGGTACCCCGCATGCCGGCAGCGGTACGCGGTGCGACCAATCTGCGCGGCTCCGTGGTGCCGGTGATCGACCTGCAGGCGCGCTTCAACGGCCAACTGACGCCGTTGGGCAAGCGTACCTGCATCGTGATTCTCGACTTGCCGGACGAGCAACGCCCGCAGCCCATCGGCGTGCTGGTGGATGCGGTCAGTGCGGTGCGGGAAATCCACCCGGCCGACATTCAGCCGGCGCCGTCCTTCGGCAGTCATTTGCGTAGCGATTTCATCACCGGTGTCGTGCGTCTGGAGGAACGCTTCGTCACCTTGTTGGCTCTCGCCCAGGTACTCGATCTGGAAGCACTCGGCAGCCCGCCGAATACAGAAAGCGACTGA
- a CDS encoding metallophosphoesterase family protein, with product MKIGLIADTHGLLRPQALAALQGVDHLIHAGDIGGPQILAELERIAPLSVVRGNNDGDAWANSIPEHLTLRFGAIRLYVLHDLKGLDIDPRAEGIDVVIAGHSHKPLHEERDGVLYLNPGSAGPRRFKLPIGVAIVHIDGDRVRAEMITLKV from the coding sequence ATGAAGATTGGCCTGATCGCCGACACCCACGGCCTGTTGCGGCCCCAGGCGCTAGCGGCGCTGCAGGGTGTCGATCATCTGATCCACGCCGGCGATATCGGCGGGCCACAGATCCTCGCCGAGCTCGAACGCATCGCGCCGCTGTCGGTGGTGCGCGGCAACAACGATGGCGACGCCTGGGCCAATAGCATCCCGGAGCACCTGACGCTGCGCTTCGGCGCGATCCGCCTGTACGTGCTGCATGACCTCAAAGGGCTGGATATCGACCCCAGGGCCGAAGGTATCGATGTGGTGATCGCCGGACACTCGCACAAGCCGCTGCATGAAGAGCGCGATGGCGTGCTGTACCTCAACCCCGGCAGCGCCGGCCCGCGACGCTTCAAGCTGCCGATAGGGGTGGCCATTGTGCATATCGATGGCGACAGGGTGCGGGCTGAGATGATCACGTTGAAAGTCTGA
- a CDS encoding chemotaxis protein CheD has product MPKRPAITEVYLQPGGYHFGGLYTRVRTLLGSCVSIVLWHPQARLGGMCHFILPTRGRPSTQRDGRYGDEVMSLLCDAISQSGTALGDYQARIFGGAHMFPELAHSRRQHVGQHNVAMARRLLAERNLDCYGEHVGGTRHRNLIFDIWSGQVALKQSLPLNAPGLRAGQHWK; this is encoded by the coding sequence ATGCCTAAACGCCCTGCTATTACCGAAGTTTATCTGCAACCCGGCGGTTATCACTTCGGCGGGCTCTACACCCGCGTGCGCACCCTGCTCGGCTCCTGCGTGTCGATCGTGCTCTGGCATCCCCAGGCACGCCTGGGCGGCATGTGCCATTTCATCCTGCCCACGCGTGGCCGCCCCAGCACCCAGCGCGACGGGCGTTATGGCGACGAGGTGATGAGCCTTTTGTGCGACGCGATCAGCCAGAGCGGCACAGCGCTGGGCGACTACCAGGCACGGATATTCGGCGGCGCCCACATGTTTCCCGAACTGGCCCACTCCCGACGCCAGCATGTGGGCCAACACAACGTCGCCATGGCCCGCCGCCTGCTGGCCGAGCGCAACCTCGACTGTTACGGCGAGCATGTCGGCGGTACCCGCCACCGCAATCTCATCTTTGATATCTGGAGCGGCCAGGTCGCCCTGAAGCAAAGCCTGCCACTCAACGCCCCCGGGCTCCGCGCTGGACAGCATTGGAAATGA